The region ACGCCGCATCAGCATGACTTCCCAAGGCGAAAGGTAGCCGTTGCTGTTGCCCCCCAAAGCCACATCGCCTTCGTGGATCTCCTCAAGAGAGACCTCGCCAGGCCCGAGCTTTCCGTCGCCGTCCAGGTCCCTCTCCGCATAGAGCGGATAAAGGTCCCAACTGTACTCCACATCCGATATGGATATTGGCTTCGTCATGGCAGAGATATATGCAACCCCCTGTATATGTATTATCGGCAAGAATCACGACTTGTTGCGGGATAAACACCTCACCTGTATCAAAGCGGACCCCTGCCTTATTTTCCCCCAAATCACCTTTATAACGCATTAACTGCCATTCGCTCAAAAAACATCAAAAACATCACAAAAACATCAAAAACATCAGACGCAACAAAAACATCACAAAAACATCAGACGGAGCGGATTTGAGGCAAGGCGTCAAATTGTTTCAAGATCAGCAATGAATTGTCATGATTTTGTCGTCCGCAGCGGCCTGGCTTGATCTTCTGCAGTTCAGAATAGTCTTCAACAGATCGGAGAGAGGCAAAAAGCGCGTTGCAGAGGTCGTTTAGATATGCCTCCACCTTCTTGCAAAGGTTGATGACGATAAAGAAATTGTTTGCGGCAGCGGAGCAGGCTACCCCGGCGGGCTCGTCATTCGAATGAATCTCGCCTCGGTCACTTTTCTGCCGAGTCTTTCGCACAGCTCCCTGTATTTTCTTAGCACCCAATCAGGATTTCCGATGAAATGTGTATGGGAGATGTTGATTGCTCTCCGATGTTCCATGATTGATTCGACGATAGCCCGATATTCACGCTGTCGCTCAAGCGGAGTCCTTCCCAATGCCAGATACGAAGGAGAGGGCGTGATGAGTGGATCTGCCTTGCCGTAAGCGTAGTATTGGTACGAGGACCAGTCGTTCTTCCGAGGGTGAATCACCTTTCCGGCTCGGTGTTGATTGAGATCGACATAGGCCATTACAGTTAGCATGTGTTCGTCCGACTCAACCATGGGTGATTTAAAGCGGTCCATGACCACCTGTCCCCGTCTCTTGAGCTGCTTGTTGACGATCCTGGCGAACTGGCTGTTCACGACCCTGAAGAAGGCGGAAAACAATTCTTTGTTACCTAGATGCCCGGTCAGGTGGGGGTGGTTGTCCATAAAGTTATAAGAGTAAACCTCGATATCATACTTATCCTTATATTTAAGCAGCAGGTTGTAGTAGGCGTTTTTGGCCCACTCCCATTGAATCAGCCAATCCTTATTGTGGCACTGCCAGGTAACGTGGAAGTGGGCATTATCACAGATGATCTCGTATCTGGGCAGATAGGCCATGCTTCTTGGATAAGCAAGCGGCATGCCAGGCAAAGCTATCGAATACACTGGATTAAATAGGTATTATAAGAAAATGGCACCCAAGGGGGTGCTGCGTTTCGCTGCACCTCTGCACAGTTTCGCTGCACATTTTGCTCCGTCTGACGAGTGTTTTTGCTCCGTCTGACGAGTGTTGCTCCGTCTGACGAGTGTATGACGAGTGTATGCGTTTCTGGCGATCCTGGTCAGCTGGGGCGTGGCGTTCTTTGAGTACTGCCTTCAGGTCCCGGCTAATCGGATCGGGTATCAGTTCTATTCGCTGGGCCAGCTCAAGGTGATGCAGGAAATCATAACGATGGGCGTGTTCGGGCTCTTCTGCATCGTGTACATGAAGGAGCCGCTCAAGCTCGACTACCTCTGGGCCTGCCTGTGTCTTGTGGGCGCGGCCTACTTCATGTTCCGCGGTGTGGGCGCCCCGATGCCGATTGCTGAACTCAATTAAGTGGGCCGCCTTTTTGCAATCGCCTCAAGAAGCCTTTATATCTGGGATTTTGGCGGGCCTGTGTTTTCAATGGACAATATTACAGTCGTCATATTATGGCCTCTCCGGTGGAAGGAAAAATGAGAAAACATTTGAAAATGACTTTGGCCCTCTGTTTTTTGCTGCCCTTCATTTTTCTCAACAACGCCTATGCAGGCGGAAAATCTGCGACCGTCCGGCATCACGGATGGTACGGCAACAACATTGAAATCCTGTCGAATATGATCGCCGAACACGGGAAGGGGAGCCCGGGCTATGACGAGAAGAGCCCTCCTGTCGCCGCTTTCGACTGGGACAACACGGTCATCAAGAACGACGTGGGCGATGCGGTGCTCTTCTGGATGCTGGCCAACAACAAGGTCCTTCAGCCACCGAAGAAGGACTGGCGAAAGTTAAGCCCGCTGCTCACGTTTGATGCTGCAGCCGCCCTGAAAAACGCCTGCACATCGCAGGCTGAGCCCGGAAAACCGCTTATCACGAACCAGACGG is a window of Pseudomonadota bacterium DNA encoding:
- a CDS encoding transposase, coding for MAYLPRYEIICDNAHFHVTWQCHNKDWLIQWEWAKNAYYNLLLKYKDKYDIEVYSYNFMDNHPHLTGHLGNKELFSAFFRVVNSQFARIVNKQLKRRGQVVMDRFKSPMVESDEHMLTVMAYVDLNQHRAGKVIHPRKNDWSSYQYYAYGKADPLITPSPSYLALGRTPLERQREYRAIVESIMEHRRAINISHTHFIGNPDWVLRKYRELCERLGRKVTEARFIRMTSPPG
- a CDS encoding DMT family protein; amino-acid sequence: MYAFLAILVSWGVAFFEYCLQVPANRIGYQFYSLGQLKVMQEIITMGVFGLFCIVYMKEPLKLDYLWACLCLVGAAYFMFRGVGAPMPIAELN